In Kiritimatiellia bacterium, a single window of DNA contains:
- a CDS encoding DUF2723 domain-containing protein gives MTSFESNQQGAGAGAGAVAEQARPDFLDHQEGRFFRRADWSAFWTVLLVTLGVYVYTLAPTVTLEDSGELAVASDYLGVPHPPGYPIWSLLTWFFQWIFHWVTYYGYPNPAWSVGLFSAVSGALACALLAMLVSRSGSDIIRTWKRATEVLGYRTETVLCWAAGVSSGLLLAFSPVMWSQSVIVEVYSLNALFQTAILLLMYRWMCRPKEDATLYITAFIFGLGLTNHQTLLFMVLGLMAAIWFRDRALFRDCLAALFLAVSVYLFVSAYGMNPGPDAPAEILRQKHLTLTFALLFLFAPLGLFLIQRRIMTEWKRVLFVILLVGVGLSFYAYMPFASEQNPPMNWGYPRTWEGFKHAISRGQYERITPTDIFSKKFLEQIGSYITDLREQFSSPISLLALLPFVFFIKLDRRARTWLITALISFFSVSIILVIFQNPALDIQTLFIGRVQFIQSHAVYAIWLGYGLIFILAWLETLVGGMGVARFLGPVFAVLLPLVLVYQNGYDDNQLLILGGTEQHGHDFGWQFGHWQLRGVNGIRDDLAFKRAPAEFEELWKQYPTPDYPPEMGTNAIFFGGTDPGRFVPTYMIYSAKCRSDVYLITQNALADNTYMNVMRDLYGDTIWIPSQQDSNLAFQRYVEDVQAGRVPAGAAVTVENGRVSVQGVAGVMMINGILAQMIFEQNKYKHEFYVEESYVIPWMYPYLTPHGLIMKINSEPLRELPPDLVKKDHDFWTWYCDYLLKNPKFDRDVVARKTFSKLRSAIAGLYAFRGAQDSPRREEMYREAEYAFRQAIDLYDLSPEANYRLADILMQQRRFAEARELIENFLKKDKGNDKLRDFLTQLSDADKADARRNELEATFNQGRGDLQSALELARLYRRLNLDQQFVGLTMQLLNDGSLPPEFYLEIAKLFAEARRADLLAVALQRYVARDPSQPSIWMDLAAVQLAIQQTEPALESIRQAITVGGDAARDAIRKDQRFNGLRANAQFQQLVPPVQSRLPATLPNLPVF, from the coding sequence GTGACATCGTTTGAATCGAACCAGCAGGGCGCCGGCGCGGGGGCCGGGGCCGTGGCGGAGCAGGCCCGGCCGGATTTCCTCGACCACCAGGAAGGCCGGTTCTTCCGCCGCGCCGACTGGAGCGCCTTCTGGACGGTCCTCCTGGTCACCCTCGGGGTCTACGTGTACACCCTGGCGCCCACCGTCACGCTGGAGGATTCCGGGGAACTCGCCGTCGCCTCGGACTACCTCGGCGTGCCGCATCCGCCCGGCTATCCTATCTGGTCGCTCTTGACCTGGTTCTTCCAGTGGATCTTCCACTGGGTCACCTACTACGGCTACCCGAACCCGGCGTGGAGCGTCGGCCTGTTCTCCGCCGTCAGCGGCGCCCTGGCCTGCGCCCTCCTGGCCATGCTCGTCAGCCGCTCCGGCAGCGACATCATTCGCACCTGGAAGCGGGCCACCGAGGTGCTCGGCTACCGCACGGAAACCGTGCTGTGCTGGGCCGCCGGCGTCTCCAGCGGGCTCCTGCTCGCCTTCAGCCCCGTCATGTGGTCGCAGTCGGTCATCGTCGAGGTGTATAGCCTCAACGCCCTCTTCCAGACGGCGATCCTGCTGCTGATGTATCGCTGGATGTGCCGGCCGAAGGAAGACGCCACCCTCTATATCACGGCGTTCATCTTCGGACTCGGCCTGACCAACCACCAGACCCTCCTCTTCATGGTGCTCGGCCTGATGGCCGCCATCTGGTTCCGCGACCGCGCCCTGTTCCGCGATTGCCTCGCCGCCCTGTTCCTCGCCGTGTCCGTCTACCTCTTTGTCAGCGCCTACGGCATGAACCCCGGCCCGGACGCGCCGGCCGAAATCCTGCGGCAGAAACACCTCACCCTGACGTTCGCCCTGCTGTTCCTCTTCGCGCCCCTCGGCCTGTTCCTGATCCAGCGCCGGATCATGACCGAGTGGAAACGCGTGCTGTTCGTCATCCTGCTCGTCGGCGTGGGCCTCTCGTTCTATGCCTACATGCCCTTCGCCTCGGAGCAGAACCCGCCCATGAACTGGGGCTATCCCCGCACGTGGGAGGGCTTCAAGCACGCCATCAGCCGCGGCCAGTACGAGCGCATCACGCCGACCGACATCTTCAGCAAGAAGTTCCTCGAGCAGATCGGTTCCTACATCACCGACCTGCGCGAGCAGTTCTCCTCGCCCATCTCCCTGCTCGCGCTGCTGCCGTTCGTCTTCTTCATCAAGCTCGACCGGCGGGCGCGCACGTGGCTCATCACGGCCCTGATCTCGTTCTTCTCCGTCAGCATCATCCTCGTCATCTTCCAGAACCCGGCGCTCGACATCCAGACCCTGTTCATCGGGCGCGTGCAGTTCATCCAGTCCCATGCCGTGTACGCCATCTGGCTGGGCTACGGCCTGATCTTCATCCTCGCCTGGCTGGAGACCCTCGTGGGCGGCATGGGGGTCGCGCGCTTCCTCGGCCCGGTCTTCGCCGTGCTCCTCCCGCTCGTGCTGGTCTACCAGAACGGCTACGACGACAACCAGCTCCTCATCCTCGGCGGGACGGAGCAGCATGGGCACGACTTTGGCTGGCAGTTCGGCCACTGGCAGCTGCGCGGCGTCAACGGCATCCGCGACGACCTGGCCTTCAAACGCGCCCCGGCCGAGTTCGAGGAGCTCTGGAAGCAGTACCCGACCCCCGACTACCCCCCCGAGATGGGCACCAACGCCATCTTCTTCGGCGGCACCGACCCGGGCCGTTTCGTGCCGACCTACATGATCTACTCCGCCAAGTGCCGCAGCGACGTCTACCTCATCACGCAGAACGCGCTGGCCGATAACACCTACATGAACGTCATGCGCGACCTCTACGGCGACACCATCTGGATCCCCTCCCAGCAGGACAGCAACCTCGCGTTCCAGCGCTACGTCGAGGATGTCCAGGCCGGGCGCGTCCCCGCCGGCGCCGCCGTGACCGTGGAAAACGGCCGCGTCAGCGTCCAGGGCGTCGCCGGCGTCATGATGATCAACGGCATCCTCGCGCAGATGATCTTCGAACAGAACAAGTACAAGCACGAGTTCTACGTCGAGGAGAGCTACGTCATCCCGTGGATGTATCCCTACCTCACCCCCCACGGCCTGATCATGAAGATCAACTCCGAGCCGCTGCGGGAGCTGCCGCCCGACCTCGTGAAGAAGGACCACGATTTCTGGACCTGGTACTGCGACTACCTGCTGAAGAACCCCAAGTTCGACCGTGACGTAGTGGCGCGGAAGACCTTCTCCAAGCTCCGCAGCGCCATCGCCGGCCTCTACGCCTTCCGCGGCGCCCAGGATTCCCCGCGCCGCGAGGAGATGTACCGGGAGGCCGAGTACGCCTTCCGCCAGGCCATCGATCTCTATGACCTGAGCCCCGAGGCGAACTACCGCCTGGCCGACATTCTCATGCAGCAGCGCCGATTCGCCGAGGCGCGCGAGCTTATCGAGAACTTCCTGAAGAAGGACAAGGGCAACGACAAGCTCCGCGATTTCCTGACCCAGCTCAGCGACGCCGACAAGGCCGATGCCCGCCGGAACGAGCTCGAAGCCACGTTCAACCAGGGGCGCGGCGACCTCCAGTCCGCCCTGGAACTGGCCCGGCTGTACCGCCGCCTGAACCTCGACCAGCAGTTTGTCGGGCTGACCATGCAGCTGCTCAACGACGGCAGCCTCCCTCCCGAGTTCTACCTGGAAATCGCGAAGCTGTTCGCCGAGGCCCGGCGCGCGGACCTGCTGGCCGTGGCCCTGCAGCGATACGTCGCCCGCGATCCTTCGCAGCCGAGCATCTGGATGGACCTCGCGGCGGTCCAACTGGCCATCCAGCAGACGGAGCCCGCCCTGGAATCCATCCGGCAGGCGATCACCGTCGGCGGCGACGCCGCCCGCGACGCCATCCGGAAAGACCAGCGGTTCAACGGGCTCCGCGCGAACGCGCAGTTCCAACAGTTGGTCCCGCCGGTCCAGTCCCGGCTCCCGGCGACCCTGCCTAACCTGCCGGTCTTCTGA
- a CDS encoding exosortase/archaeosortase family protein yields MSYTATSSQLWSERWRLAALSPSVLLQLGLAAVLIGLAFLMFHLQGNTVDIRMYGRSAILWMTQRWSDPGGDNSHGWLIPWVSLWAVWHRRKEILSAPRRVSGWGLAVVVLALLAHWVGAKAQQVRLSLFALIGLIWGVPFYLYGWQVAKQLLFPAAFLIFCVPLNFLDSLTFPLRLMVTIVSHHLLNGLGIAVQRSGSALRALDSGGMERWALDVADPCSGLRSIMALTALAAVYAYLTQKTLLKKWLLFASSIPLAIVGNIARIATIALMAEAFGQEVAVGLYHDYSGFIFFPVSLGLLIGLGSLMNSHPKEVWSRWKSELLSPTSS; encoded by the coding sequence TGTCCTACACCGCTACATCCTCGCAGCTGTGGAGCGAGCGCTGGCGCCTCGCGGCCCTTTCCCCGTCTGTCCTTCTCCAGCTCGGGCTGGCGGCGGTCCTGATCGGCCTGGCGTTCCTGATGTTCCATTTGCAGGGCAATACGGTGGACATCCGCATGTACGGCCGCTCGGCCATCCTCTGGATGACGCAGCGCTGGTCGGACCCCGGCGGGGACAACTCGCACGGCTGGCTGATCCCCTGGGTGAGCCTGTGGGCGGTCTGGCACCGCCGGAAGGAAATCCTCTCGGCCCCGCGGCGGGTCAGCGGGTGGGGCCTGGCGGTGGTCGTGCTCGCCCTGCTCGCGCACTGGGTGGGGGCGAAGGCCCAGCAGGTCCGCCTCTCGCTGTTCGCCCTCATCGGGCTGATCTGGGGCGTGCCGTTCTATCTCTACGGATGGCAGGTGGCCAAGCAGCTTCTCTTCCCGGCCGCCTTCCTGATCTTCTGCGTTCCGCTGAACTTCCTCGACAGCCTCACGTTTCCCCTGCGCCTGATGGTGACCATCGTGTCCCACCACCTGCTCAACGGGCTCGGGATCGCGGTGCAGCGGTCCGGCTCGGCCCTCCGTGCCCTGGATAGCGGGGGGATGGAGCGCTGGGCGCTGGACGTCGCGGACCCCTGCAGCGGGCTGCGCTCCATCATGGCCCTGACCGCCCTGGCGGCGGTCTATGCCTACCTGACCCAGAAAACGCTGCTGAAGAAATGGCTGCTGTTCGCCTCCTCCATCCCCCTGGCCATCGTCGGGAACATCGCGCGCATCGCGACGATCGCCCTGATGGCCGAGGCGTTCGGCCAGGAAGTGGCCGTGGGCCTCTATCACGACTACTCCGGCTTCATCTTCTTTCCCGTCTCCCTGGGCCTGCTGATCGGCCTGGGCAGCCTCATGAACAGCCACCCCAAGGAAGTGTGGTCCCGATGGAAAAGCGAACTCTTAAGCCCTACTTCGTCCTGA
- a CDS encoding exosortase-associated EpsI family protein → MEKRTLKPYFVLIVLFVLTSLALALTVDVNISDEAGIAVKLPDLVGGWRGEEILYCQGPGCGKEFVVGALENMEACPLCGGPLGSMSLGEKTLLPSDTIILKKRYTDPLGKSLYVSIVLSGKERASIHRPQVCLVGQGNEIVGTSVLEIPMDNRGPLEVMVLDMLRRFQTPDQRTIESTQYYAYWFVGKGRETPYHVQRMIWMATDRIFHNISHRWAYIAVWGLREPDSDAYREQIKAFIHDLYPLMAIESRG, encoded by the coding sequence ATGGAAAAGCGAACTCTTAAGCCCTACTTCGTCCTGATCGTCCTCTTCGTGCTCACGTCGCTGGCGCTGGCGCTGACGGTGGACGTGAACATCAGCGACGAGGCCGGGATCGCCGTCAAGCTGCCGGACCTGGTGGGCGGCTGGCGCGGCGAGGAGATCCTGTACTGCCAGGGGCCGGGCTGCGGCAAGGAGTTCGTGGTCGGCGCGCTGGAAAACATGGAGGCCTGTCCCCTGTGCGGGGGCCCGCTGGGGTCCATGAGCCTCGGGGAAAAAACGCTGCTCCCCAGCGACACCATCATTCTCAAGAAGCGCTACACCGATCCCCTGGGCAAGAGCCTCTACGTTTCCATTGTGCTTAGCGGCAAGGAGCGGGCCAGCATTCACCGGCCGCAGGTCTGCCTCGTGGGGCAGGGGAACGAGATCGTCGGCACCAGCGTCCTGGAAATTCCCATGGACAACCGCGGCCCGCTCGAAGTCATGGTCCTCGACATGTTGCGCCGGTTCCAGACGCCGGACCAGCGGACCATCGAGTCCACCCAGTACTATGCCTACTGGTTTGTCGGCAAGGGCCGCGAAACCCCGTACCACGTGCAGCGCATGATCTGGATGGCCACGGACCGCATCTTCCACAACATCTCCCACCGCTGGGCCTACATCGCCGTCTGGGGCCTGCGGGAGCCGGACTCCGACGCCTACCGGGAGCAGATCAAGGCCTTCATCCACGACCTGTACCCCCTGATGGCCATCGAGTCCCGCGGATGA